CCTAatttctccagagctcagaaatgatatttgtattgcccctggcctgactagaagcaacgctgaaggtgttgcttcACTAGAAGGGTGTAGCCTGGCTACGTTGGCACATTCACAGGATTAATAAGTTTGCCTACTGGGCCCTGACCCATTGGGTAGCCTACTGGGCCAAAGGTGTTAATGGAACAACGAAAACAAAGTCCTATTTTTGTTTCAatgaaaattcaaaagacaccacacactgcttgcTTTTCTTCACTTTATTTTTCCGGAGCaatgtgcggtgtcttttgaattttgttcattgattaaccttctcctgcctcacaccagcacctgcattactgagggcttgtgcacaagtcCAGCTTCCATTGGTAGGCTATTGATACTATCAAATTGATAGTGTGACTTCTTCCCTCAAAGGTCTTGATGGGCCTGCTCAAATGGTTACAACTCATCCACATAACCAAAAAGTGATTTGAATGTACAAGGTAGCATACTGCAGAGTGGGTCTGCATTCCCAATGTAGGGTCCAACACCAAGGACAATTAATTACCTTACATGCGCTTCCATATAAATATTTGTACAGGTATTGCTATAGCAAAAAAGCTAAAGAAGTCACTGCAACGTGGAATGTTAGTTGTACCTGTAGCCTACTTCCAAAAGGGACCGATAACATTATTTGTTAGGCCTACCTATAAAAGTATTATAATATCAGATTCAGTAAGCCTACCACCTTTGTTTTGGGCTTTCAGGCCTAACGTTGACATACGATTGACAAACAAGTAGGCAAATGGTTTGTTTTGGTACAGGCGATATTTGCTTGAAGATAGTTGCGTGTTTGGAGCTGTTAGCCCTAACGTTTtcgtttaaaataaaaataaaaaacagtgtcGATTACGCGACACATAGACCTAGTACTAAATTGGTTCATAAAACATGGACAATGAGCTTGCATATCTGTCGATCATCAGGCCTACTTTACGACCGTCTCTTACCGAAACTGATGGAACTTTTTTTCTATCGCTGTATTTCCCCATCGACAACTGACCTATTACTGCGACTTTTTTAAATGTTGTGCGTGAGTGCTCATTATAAAAACGAATTTCTGAACTGTCTCGACCAAGTTAAACAATATTACacatattttgtttattttaggTGTAGGCCTACGTGGATTTGAGAAAGTAACGGGCGCTTTCTCCTGTCCTCAACTAGGCTACATGACCATGTCCTGATTTGGTCTATGATCACAAGCATATTTAAGGCGGCCATGTTGTTGAAACATGCCCACTGTCTCCGGCGCCATTTCGGTGTAGGCCTGTACGTTTTTTGAAATGTTACTTTGTCGTTCGCCCTCAAGGGCGCGTGAAATAAACATAAAGTTCCACCATATTAAAGTTCCCCGAATTTAACACTCGATTTCTTAACAGCGGCTTGTATTTATCCACCGCGACTTTCGGAGATCTCAATAGCTTTCAAGTTGTGGACATGAGGGTAACATTGAACGCAGTAGCGCGAAACATGGATTCCATGCGATAGGCCTTGCAACAATGTAGCAACGTAATTACATTGTAACATTGTGCCTTTACACCGCTGTAGTAGCATACGAGGAATGGTGTCAAATCTTGAAAGTAATCAGGGGTTGGCTTTATAAACGAAACTCAACACAATGTTGGATAAATTGTGCGACCGGCGATTATTGCACAGTAGGCTAAACCTAAATCCAGGTAGGCCTATCAATGTGGGTGATTTGCGCAAATTAGGCTACGTTATCGTTATGACAACACTTGGTTGTTCAATCCACTTCATCTAGCATATCTCGGCTATTTCGCTGAAAATACTACAAGCTACAACAACCTTCGTGCCACGAGCTCGTCGCGCTGGTCACGCGAAAGAGCTTTCATTTGCATAGATTTATTACGAATTCCAATGGGGAGGTCCTAATTACGCAAGACCTGCTTGGCAACTGCAGGCAGCCAGACTTGTGGGCGCGGTATCGAGAGGTTCCCGAATGATTCAACCAATCATGGTAAATAGTCTTGGAAAAAACAGTGAACGTCACTGGTTTGGGGTCGTAGGAGAAAGGAACCTTCCGAGGTTTTACGCGCCGGGGTGTATGTGAGGTGCAGGCTGGGGGCGAAGAAGGTAAACGATACTAACCTTTATTTATAAAATACAGGGGTTGTGGTTAATGTCTGTACATGTGATTAGGTTAGCATACTGTAAACAACAATGCTTGTGAAATGACCATGTAGAGAGCACCCTCATAGAATTGCGTACAAGTAAGGGCACTTTTCACACAAAGGCAATGGTAAAGCTTGTGCGGAAGCCTACTatcatgtgtgtgtatccatggagGCGACTGTATCGGTAGCCTAGTTGTTACATTGATACCATGTCGTCCTCCTATTTTCACAATAAACAATAATGCACACTGAGCTAAGCGACACTGAACTATGCAACACCGGTCAATTTGAACCATTCTTTGCTCTTACCGTTTGAAACCTCACTTTGGTTTGGGGATCGGAGATAATGTCCCTTCATTTGCATTATGTATCATGcaagtaggcctacgcctctaGGCAACTGTATGTTGTGGACGAAGCGTAATTACGCGCAGTTGTGGTGTTTTGTTGCACTGTCCGAGCTGTTACTGTTGACGTCTGGTTAATTCATCTTAAATGTCAACGCCTCTAAAGTAATTGTATTCTCCTTAGACGTGCGCTGCATCTTTCAGAtataaattcaaattcaattgaaTGGGAGCAGTGCACTGCTTCCCTCTTATACTTTCATTTCGCGCCATCGAATATTCCGCGAGAATTTATTCTTCAAGTGGGAGGAGATTGTAGTAGGCTACCATGTGTCTAGTGTCCCGCAGAACTTTTGCCTCGCTGCTGATTTCGTGCACATGTGACCAGCTTGTATAGAAGCATGCGGCATCTGAAGCCATGTTGCTTATGAGAAACTCTGTGTCAAAATATAATGTAGCAAGTTCAATGTATGACTGTCACTTGTTGCAACTAAAATAACTTTGTATTTGGCACTTGCAAATCACCACATGCCATGGTTGACATGGTTGCTGCCTTCTGCAACACTAAAATCATTAAGGTTATGTTTCCAGTGCATGTGGATTTTGGCCATTATAAGATTATGAGAatcttaatgtaggctatgttggccTTGCAGGGTCGGCCATGGAGTAAACAAGTTTCCTACAACATTGCGCATTATTGAGGCACTTTGCGAAGTGGtgttttatttattatgtattaatGTATGCAAATATGTATGATGAGGGATATAGTGGGTTTTTGCAATGCGTGTTGCACTGTTGCATGTATGTTAAGATTATCTGTTGTACCTTTTGGatctcttctatctatctatgtatctcttCTCTACTACGTTTTTATTAGGCTGCAGAGGTTTATCTAACTTGTCCTTGTTTTGTCCTTGTTTCAGGGCATCTGGACATTTTAAGATGGCTACAAACGTAAGCCTGAACGAAAGTTTCACAGAAGACAGATGCTCTCGGGCTGACCTTTTGAAATGGCTGAATGAAACCCTTCAGATCAAGTTCTCACAGGTGGAGCAAACATGTTCAGGTAAGCCCCTAACTCCTCAGTGTACTTGttaatacatgcacacataacaTCAAGTCACCATTCCATCTGAATGAAATAGTAGTTAGGCTACATAATAACTTCACGCTCAATTTAATTTTCTTTAGGTGCGTGCTATTGTCAGATAATGCATGGGCTGTTTCCTGAATCCATTGATTTGGGAAAAGTGAAATTTCAAGCGAAGGAGAAGGAAGATTTTACTCACAACTTCCAGCTTCTGCAGGAGAGCTTTACGAAGACAGAAGTTGAGACGGTAAGGAGATTTGTGGCATGCAGTTCTGTAAATGCTCTTGCATTTCATTAACACGTACCTTATTCtcaatttgtatgtgtatgtgtaataacTCGTTAATGTCCTCTATTGCAAGTTCAGTATAACTATATTATGTTATACACTGTGTTATAAACAGCTTCggaatttttttttgctttgcgcAATGTGTACGACATtatgaaatgagttttttcaaaaATTGTTCTACAATGCGCTTAAAGTATCAAACTTCTCTTGCAGCCTATTCCTGTGGAGGACATAATCAGAGGCAGATTCAGgcccactttcaactttttgAGGTGGTTCAAGAAGTTCTCAGAGGCCAATGTTTCAAAGGAGAAGTATAACCCAATCAAAGCACGGAAAGGAGAGGGCATCACTCCTGCAAGACCTTTTGTTAAGTTCTCACAACCAAGTGATGAATCAAACAGTCAGGATGGTGAGTTTGTCTATATCGTATCATAGGCGCAATATTTACTTCAACAGTGAGAGAGAACACTTTTGAGACACTTTTTGGAAACGTGTTAGAATATTTGATATCTGATGATAAAAATGTCAATTGTTGAGTTCAATTGATGTTATTTTTTGTTCATGAAATGTTGTTTTTCTTCTGCAGTGACTGTAATAGAATCTGACACTGATGAAGAACCTCAATCGAAGAGTGCTGGCTCCTACGATCAGGAGTGGGAGAAGACCTTCGACTGGATCAAGCCAAGCAGCTTGGGGAGCAACTTCGCCTTCTGCAGTCTTTGTGACATCAACCTTAGCCTCCATCAGTCAGGGACATTTGTGCTCAGGCGACACCAGACTTCGAAAATCCACAGTAAAAAGAAGAGAGAATCATCCAGTGGCAGCAAAGTGGATTCATCCGTCCTTTGTAGCGAAGCTCTCGCCAGCTTCATCCAGACTCTTGACATCTCAGGCAGCGAGGCACAAAACAGAACGAGGCTCATTCTCGGACCACGGTATCCACAGGATATCACCACTGCATGCAAAGAAACGCCTTACTGTTTATACCTATATGGGCAGATAGCACTGAGCGACAGTCAACATGCATTAGTGGCGCTGGTGGGGTTCTTTGATGACAAGGCAGCAAAGCACAGAATTCGATTTTTGGAGGCTCTTCAAAACTCAGGCGAAGGAATCTCAGGAGAAGCAATGGTCCGATTTTTGACCGAGACCTTGAAAAAGTTTGACCTTCCCAGCAAAAACCTCTGCTCTTTTTACATGGATGGCTTGGGCGAGTGCTTGAGAGAGAAGGTGGTCGCACATTTGAAAGAGTTGAACCCAAACATTGTTGCACTCGGTGGGCTCTACGATGTTCCAGATGTTGCGTGTCATGTGGGTGTGACAGAGCACTTTCGCGACATCAAGGAACTGCTTCTGAAAATCCAGTCTTATTATACCACTCTGGCCTCTACGGATGACACCCTCAAAGCACTCTTCACTGGCCTTCCTGATCTCAGCCTGTCCTTGTCTCCACAGAGCACACCATGCCAGGTGTTTGCTACTCTCGTCCGCAGGGTTGTTGAGATGTGGACTGAGCTCAGCTCATGCTTCAGCACAGAAGGCAGTGGAGAGGGCAACAGCAGTAGAGGTCAGCGAGAGGAGATTTGTGCCTTGTTCAAACCTGCCAACCTCAGGGTCAAGTTCATGTTCTTGGATTTTGCTTTGGATCCTCTGCGGAGCTTCCAGAATCGCCTGGAGACGCGGAACGGAGCCGCGCGTGCCGACCTCGTGCAGATCTTGCGCGAGGCAAGCGGGCTACTGCGGGCCTACGCCTCCAGCTTCTTGCGACCTCAAGCTGTGATGCGCTACCTCAAGGAGAAAGACGCAGCCGTCCTCCAGAACCCTGAGTTCCACCTCCCCATCGCAGAGAAAACCTTTGGAGGAGTATCAGGAGACCTGGAGGAATATCTATTCCGGTATGAAGTGGAGATGGCAGATTATATCACAGAGTTCCAGAAAAGCTGCTTGTCCTTTTACATCACCGTAACGGCGAGCCTGTCGGAGGATCTTCCTCTCAGCGACGGGGTGCTGCGGAGCATGTCCCAAATCCTGAGCCCAGAGGGGAGGCTGAAGGTGTCTGGCAAGGCCATCGCGGACCTGGCGTCGCAGCTGGGGGTTTGTGCCGCCGATGACTCAAAGCTCACGGATGAATTTTCTCAGTACCAGCTTGGGGAAGAAAAGAACGGCAAGTCCAAGACGGGTGCTGCTAATGGCACTAATGGCTGTGGAAACGGACATAGGGACTCATTGTCGTCTTCAGTAATGCTGGAGGAGCATTGGGGTACTTATCTGAGGAAGACGGGGGCCACGTCTGTCTTTAGGAAACTGATGTTGACTCTGCTGGCTCTCCCCTGTCCACCATTGGAGGCTGAGAAGGTTTTTGCTCAGGTATTTAAAAACAggaattcatgaaaaaatatgaaTGATTTTTCTATATGTATGAAGTAGCAATGATTCAGTGTACCTCTGTCCCATACCCATGGGTATTGTGAGACACATGTGCAACATTCATTTTATGCAATGTGTGACACTTATGATcaagatgatggtggtggtgaggatggGAATGAGTTAAGTTAAGTATCTAATTCTAGTGAATGTTTTTTGTGCACATTCTCTGTCTTGCACAGGCTGCAGCTAGTGTGAAgtccacacctacacccacaccttCGTCTACACCCATGCCCATGGACGACAGCATGAACAGCGATTCTGACGTCATCAAGGTGGATCTCATCAGCGACGAGTCTCAGTCAGACAGTCCTGAAGTGACGGCGGTCAGCACACCCACTCTGAGCAAGAAGAAGAAAagtcccaaaaaaaagaaaggtaaACTAACATTCTGGGTTTAAAAACAATGCAGTGCATGATGACTGGCCTTCTTCTTGGGATGCCTGGTGTGAGTATGTCACCTAAAATGTGACCATGTCACATGACCCAAAAACTTGCAAGAGCCAGGCACTTGCAAACAGACCTCACACTCTTGGTGGTGGTTCTATACAACTGTAAGGTGCTAGCTAATGCCTCTGCAGTAACACAAGTTGTTGTGACTGagatacttttcacaagttaatCTCTTAAAAGGTTGGAAGAACTACTAGCAAAGAATCTTCTAGTAGAGAAAGAtaattcaaactccgcccacccaatgcaaagttGTGCTatagcaaagaaaatggaatattgtacaagaatgaccactagctggtgtggccaggagtggcactgcagctatgtcatcgcagccaagtaaataatgaatgggtgccaatggggctgtatgcttctcatagaactatctgcccgtgtgattttttccctggaaacaatgaagtcgcgttcgatagatatgagtaagtgaaagcatttgctgacacgtttgcatcttgtcaagtgttagattcgtgaaaatgacccttatttcaactatagcaatgccataacacgtgacaatcgactttacggcactacgccatttgttttgtagttttaagtctgacttcagatgtcgatgtgtttaaagttatgttaggattgttgcggacacctgttatttatggcatttaaggtggtggaaaagcggcatgtgtacatggggtaaaggaaatgactgtgctcatccttaagaatttgggcaccttcaattaacatgttggacggcggtggggggttttgaggtgtgtgactgtagatgtctctgctaggatcagtcagagtacgtctctcatcagctctggtcgtgaatagtcgcagagattcctcagccagcaggtattagccgaatgctagcgtgttgcaggacaaaactaacacgtctttgggagaacaaagccatgtcaggaacctttaacttcacttctaatacaacttccatgataaggtacagaatgtgcacacatctttacaaaccagagaacagaaccgtcacaaatccctgctgagccatttagcccaataggctcccattcatcttttacttggctgcgttcgccaacggggctataatgggagccaatgagagatgtctttctcatagcttagagaatctctgatagtttggtctcctaagggggcgttgtcccctccttttctttctgtggtgtttggtggtggcatgcacaagatgtgcactaccgccatctacagcactaagggaactcagtttattctcaacctaaagtctccaaatgTCTCCTAAAGGGGCCTTCACCTGATGTCACAGGGATCCAGGAAAAGAATGGGCTTGatatatcttactctactagacgattctttggtAATGGCTGTTCTACTGGTTGTCATCAGTTACATTGATGGAAACAATGTGCTGTCTTTCAGGGCTGAATGACGTTGCATGCTCATTGAAACCCTGTGCTGTTCGCCTTGAAAGGATAACCAGTGAGAAGCGATTGAACGGGACAGGTTAAACTTAAATTTAACAATCTTTTGgtcatattattataattaagtgaatgtttttcAATCACAGAGGCCATTAACATGGTGTCACTAACCTGATAATGTTTGATTTTCTTTGCCAACTGACATGCATTTTcccttaaatattttttttgttggtgGTGATTTTTGTTGCAGTTTTGTTCTGTTGGAGTTTTTAGGGGtcaatattttatttcattagGTTGATAGAGATTGTGTATTGTAGTGATCTGATTTAATTTGCACATGTTTTTGCATGTTGTAAACTGGTAAGTTCAATCCAATAGCCTTCTAAGCTAAGTGttattttatgcatatttttttaCAGAAACGGCAACTAAGCCTACGGTTGATGAAGACATCGTTTGGACCAGCACTAAGAAGGTGATTATCTTTTTGCTCATCACTTCAGCAAAAACGAATTTAAGATCACTAAAGCCATTAATGGCATGCAATACCATGTACGGCTTGGAAAAGTTTGATGCGGATCATATGCCGTTCATATGCAGTGCTGTATCATATATCGTCAAACATCAGtcatttttcaacatttttttttttttaattatctgaAAAATTTAAATGGTAGTAGCAAATCATGAAATAAATCTTATAAAGAATAGAACTGCTTGATCTGTTTTGTAGAGCTACATGACAAATTATTTCTAATTATTATTtctaggcaaactaggcaataaTGCATTTATAATTACAATTACTCCCCATTCTTTGCAGTTGACATGTTGAGTTTTGTGTGTCTAGGAGAACAAGTGGCTAAACCATAGTTTGGACTACACAAATATCATTACCCCACTATTTTTTGGTTACTTTGCCTACTGTTTGCGCTCTTAATTAAATCAACTGATTATTAAATGCAACTGCTGTAGCATTTAACAAAACATCACAAAACAGCACTGTATGTTATGATGAAATGGTGTTATCTCAAGTAGCAGCCGGCTACTGCTATGGCTATGGCTTAACCCTGAAATGTATTGTATCACTAGCTGTACTGTTGGTTGTACATGTTGACTTTGCTTCATTGCATGGCATTCTTTCTGCAACAACTGCTGCTAGTATGCTTGAAGTAGCTTTTCATGCTTCATGCTTGTCTCAATGTTACTTAATATAATGTAAAACTTCCCCTAAAAGTGGGAAGTTTTGCTGTCTCTTGCATGGCAGTGCTTAGGCAACTACTATGTGCACTTGCATTTTCCACATCGCAGTCTGGATTTCCAGATACCTTTGCGCCTACAGATAATCAAAGCCAGTGAAACATTACAGATTCATGACAGACTCTTCAGACCTGTTGCCACATACCACTCATCTATAATTTGAAGTATTTGAAGGGTCATGCGTAAGTCATGTATATGTCATGACACATCACAGACAGTACAGAGACACATTATTAATGGCCATAACTGTTGTACTGTATGAACAGTAGGCatatatttcattcatttttgtgTCCTTGTCATGACAAAAAGATGACCTTACTAGACAAATAGCATTGTTAAGACAACTTTGTTCATACTTGCCATCTCTCCCTTTTGTAGACATAAATAGTAACTATTATAATAGCTATTACCAGTGATTTTGTtgaaaagaaaacacaagactttGCCCAGAGTGCCTTACACATTTACTGAGATCTTTGTTACATGTGAAACAAAGAGAGATGGGCAAAGGTTTCTTTTTAATAGATTTTTGGGCTTTTAAGCCTTTACTTGGAATaatggatgggagagagagatggaggcagatcGGGAAACAAACAACCTtggcccggaatcgaaccctggtcctcGGCGTACTAGCACTAGATTGAACTGCTTGAAGGGAAAATAAAATCTCCATCTTTATGGAAGCTCAACTGTTCTTTCCATTCTCTATTACAGCATGCTCTCTTTATTAATCTACTCTATTTCTCTTAACCCTAATCTATCTTGCTAGCATGTCTAGCATGTCCTTTGTTAACCCAGCCTCTGTTCTACCTTTGCTTACTCACTCGCTTTGCTAGCTCATGCTCACTCACCCACTTGCATGCTCACACGCtggcacagacaaaacacacacacacttgaagatgCCAAACCATGGCTGagtggaggcgtgtgtgtgtcgatgtgcgTGTGTTGTCCCTGTCCTAGGGCGACGGTGTTAGGGGCTTACACGGCTGGGACAGCAGCTTGCGTCAGAAGCCCGCTGCCCGTACGCTCTTCCAGGCCGGCACGGGCACCTGGTGCAAGCCTCTAGAGGCGGACGACGTTAAGCACAAGGCTAAGTCAGAAGACAGCTCTCTAAAAGACCCAGAGTCTCCCGAGTCCCCAGCGACGCCGGTAGGTAACTCAGATGGGGCGGCCTCTGTCCTTGgttaggggtgaaggaggtggaaggagagagggtgcccCTGGAGCGAAAACTACCCTTTTCTACACCGACGCTACACTTCtacatctttttttctgtcatGTTTTGTCAGTacttctccacttcctctccctGTAAAGTGCATGTGTCCTGTTATTAACACTTCATTTCAAACTTTCAAACTTCTGTCCACTTTTTTATCTGCCTGGTGTCTTGACCTGGAGATCTTGAGCCAAAATCATGCTCTAACCTCATTGGACACGATCATAGTAAAAAGTACTTTGTTTTTCAATATGCCAGGTTATTTCCACAATTGTCACTTTGATCCACTTTCTGTCttaacactttttttttattaatttcctTATCCAAAAAATCTTCTGCCAACAATTCCTGGCTGTTTGGCTAAAACCATGACCATAAGATCTGTTGGGGTGAGCACATGCGGACATAGCTGTTAGTGTttcattcactacgtttacatgatgtctttaattccgaataaatcattatgaattaaatagttccgagTTTACTTACTGTATTTACTTAccaattaagaggtgtttacatgatgttttcaaagcagaactATAAGCTTAATTCAGGAttgaagtcagttaattccgaattaaatgtctcatgcaaACGTAACAATTGTCAGTTTCAGTTGTGGGAATTTTTAAGATGTCAAGCCAAGGTGAAAAacaccagaaaaaaacaaaacaaaggaaaacTGGAAGAGTGGATAAAAAAAGAAAGCTCAATTCATCAATCATCCAAATGTACAAAATTTCACCAACAGCTCTTTGATTTAATGAACTTGTATGGTATCCTTTCTTGTATGTCTGTCAgtactgtgtggtgtggtgcgtctgcgtgtctgtgtgtttttgtttttgttttgttttttgtttacttaTTCAAAGTGTATCTGATCATGTTCTCATTGAGTAACACTCGAAAAGCCCCGTAGTGTTGAAGATCAATCATCCAGTAATATTTGCATTACAGGGAAGAAATGGCCCAAAGGCGAGCACTCCTTCTGCAAGCCCCAAAACTCCAACTGGGAGGACGAGGAAGCCAAAGCAATACAAGGTAATTGATTGGGTAGATAAGACTTCCATGGTGATTTTGATCACTGATCAAAATGCAGTGCTAATGCATAACTAGTAGAGTGGTTTGTGACCAAAGACACTATAGAAGATCGATTcgcttaagtgttgaattatgaCCACATTTTTGTACTGTGTATATGAGCTGCTGGTTTTACAGTGCTAATTTCAAGTTAACGACGTATACCAACAATGGTGTGATGGTCGACGGTAGTGATGGTTTCTTGATTGATTCATTCAAAAACTCTTTGCCAAAACTGAACTTGACGTGAtgatgttcctctgtgtgtgtgtggttgtgtgtgtgcaggataaaGACAATGGCTTCATGCTGGGTGAGATGCTGTGGGGTAAAGGTAAAGACTTCTCCTGGTGGCCTGGCATGGTGGTGGAGTGGAAAGGCTGGAGCGCCCCTGCCCATATGAGGAGGGTGGAGTGGTTTGGAGACGGCATGTTCTCAGAGGTGAGGAGCTGGAGAACCGCACGTTCTAAAGTTGTTTATTGAACAGAGGGACAGCATATTTTAATAGCATAAAAAtgttaaggtaacactttattttagggacacatctattagcactaatatatacaatgttaatgcatacctgccgaccattacgcattttgtgtagcagatacggattttgacatcaaactacggcgctgtcacttcaaaatacgggaaaaaccaatagcaaagtgtgttcatgggcccttataaattgctctgtagacttgcaaccacacagagccgtagacatggctctgcttgcaattgtctcgcgctggcctttacattggccagcaacgtgtgtgtgtgtgtgtggggggggaatattgaccaatcagagcgctagtttggatgtcttcattgtgctgcgctcctctcgagtcgaggcatcagctgcagatatagaaagtttgcttcgaaatcacgcaagcagagagactggttaatgtactcctctaatctctgaaacaagtgtcctcctcctgtcatcatgaattatccatcttggtactgtcgctgtagttgtaggcctacaagtgagcaccgtcaaaatcaccgtttcaaaggtaaaggactttgagaaaggtagcctgtatggga
This Engraulis encrasicolus isolate BLACKSEA-1 chromosome 10, IST_EnEncr_1.0, whole genome shotgun sequence DNA region includes the following protein-coding sequences:
- the dnmt3ba gene encoding DNA (cytosine-5-)-methyltransferase 3 beta, duplicate a; this translates as MKPGGPASGHFKMATNVSLNESFTEDRCSRADLLKWLNETLQIKFSQVEQTCSGACYCQIMHGLFPESIDLGKVKFQAKEKEDFTHNFQLLQESFTKTEVETPIPVEDIIRGRFRPTFNFLRWFKKFSEANVSKEKYNPIKARKGEGITPARPFVKFSQPSDESNSQDVTVIESDTDEEPQSKSAGSYDQEWEKTFDWIKPSSLGSNFAFCSLCDINLSLHQSGTFVLRRHQTSKIHSKKKRESSSGSKVDSSVLCSEALASFIQTLDISGSEAQNRTRLILGPRYPQDITTACKETPYCLYLYGQIALSDSQHALVALVGFFDDKAAKHRIRFLEALQNSGEGISGEAMVRFLTETLKKFDLPSKNLCSFYMDGLGECLREKVVAHLKELNPNIVALGGLYDVPDVACHVGVTEHFRDIKELLLKIQSYYTTLASTDDTLKALFTGLPDLSLSLSPQSTPCQVFATLVRRVVEMWTELSSCFSTEGSGEGNSSRGQREEICALFKPANLRVKFMFLDFALDPLRSFQNRLETRNGAARADLVQILREASGLLRAYASSFLRPQAVMRYLKEKDAAVLQNPEFHLPIAEKTFGGVSGDLEEYLFRYEVEMADYITEFQKSCLSFYITVTASLSEDLPLSDGVLRSMSQILSPEGRLKVSGKAIADLASQLGVCAADDSKLTDEFSQYQLGEEKNGKSKTGAANGTNGCGNGHRDSLSSSVMLEEHWGTYLRKTGATSVFRKLMLTLLALPCPPLEAEKVFAQAAASVKSTPTPTPSSTPMPMDDSMNSDSDVIKVDLISDESQSDSPEVTAVSTPTLSKKKKSPKKKKETATKPTVDEDIVWTSTKKGDGVRGLHGWDSSLRQKPAARTLFQAGTGTWCKPLEADDVKHKAKSEDSSLKDPESPESPATPGRNGPKASTPSASPKTPTGRTRKPKQYKDKDNGFMLGEMLWGKGKDFSWWPGMVVEWKGWSAPAHMRRVEWFGDGMFSEIHTENLLPFAAFAKCFCTNSYSGLPKYKTAIYQALELAGQRCEKSFMSPSGSKDEEMKNMLEWAFGGFQPTGPNGFLPARDEKPNEAEADLDSDSSTAEYQPPTKKGRPPGKKKVYMEPQSREHILKELSDKKKSIESFCISCGSSEPEVAHPLFEGGLCEKCKKNFTETLYRYDEDGYQSYCTVCCWGNEVILCSNASCCRCFCKDCLEFLIGPGTFDRMKEVEPWSCYICDPVENNGSLRLRPDWTKLVQEFFADSSALQFEPHRLYPPVPAHQRRPIRVLSLFDGIATGYQVLKELGLQIELYVAAEICEDAIAVGAIQHEGHIKYIMDARSITRKHLAEWGQFDLLIGASPTHDLCMANVTRKGVFEGTGRLFFEYYRMLTMLRPREDDDRPFFHLFESVVSMSNNDKTDISRFLECNPVMLDAVAVTPVHRARYFWGNLPAMNRRMVPSENDRINLQDCLEIKRIAKTAKLKNITSKVATRGKLTGLMPVTMNGEDDHLWATELEKVFGFPKHYTDVANMGRARRQQLLGKAWSVPVVRHLLSPLKDYFLCKD